A part of Paenibacillus donghaensis genomic DNA contains:
- a CDS encoding DUF2247 family protein yields MNSLKIIIPYEYITNFVNLTWSDLFFAIKQGYLTSEAATEHAMYVISEEQNLSQDVIDLAWVKKGEDIHPYINKLSGFITVEDNNIAQEKILYVVLQWVYENKEHYTDPLEVVETIYADFDYPEEISQFVRYMPPNQPLLDSLELSNERLYRNWSEYLEIQKKRFSDSNEG; encoded by the coding sequence GTGAATAGTTTAAAAATCATAATTCCATATGAATATATTACGAATTTTGTTAATCTAACGTGGAGCGATCTATTCTTTGCTATTAAACAAGGATATTTGACCTCGGAGGCAGCAACTGAACATGCTATGTACGTCATTAGCGAGGAGCAAAATCTATCCCAAGATGTAATTGATTTAGCATGGGTGAAAAAGGGCGAAGACATCCATCCATATATTAATAAACTTTCAGGATTTATCACTGTAGAAGATAATAATATTGCTCAAGAAAAAATTTTATATGTAGTACTGCAGTGGGTCTATGAAAACAAGGAGCACTATACAGATCCTTTGGAAGTGGTTGAAACTATTTATGCTGACTTTGATTATCCGGAGGAGATTTCTCAATTTGTACGGTATATGCCGCCAAACCAACCTCTACTCGATTCGTTAGAACTAAGCAATGAAAGATTATATAGGAATTGGAGTGAATATTTGGAGATACAAAAAAAGAGATTCTCCGATTCAAATGAAGGGTAA
- a CDS encoding RHS repeat domain-containing protein, which produces MEEQWDEYAGKWTHSEYHYDNYGRPIYAADPAGNITTIGYDTWGTQNRAVDPFGNIYVSDNSLKQRHSISYLIDVRTNEKLNYVEEYYDQWGNKRTFKTWPQTSEPISESYRYDLLGNVTAYTDPKNNQNNEGVTTAYRYDALGRLSAVKDALSQTTNYSYDGNGQLTNVSVESSGGTPQQINSKTYNELGLLTEKRDPASQSEAMQYNTLGQLLSKKDRNGTLYGYQYDERQQLTSVTLNGLVNNTAQTQQIRSIFGGDGIRTRVMKTYLNGSQTAAQSLTVDSLGRTRANQASVGSHSATIRNTLDTIDRMTQIQDVNLGFYTNYQYNKTRLDKVQTNGSAALTSAASANVQYSYTGNGLVQSITYPALTDGSVLKTEYTYNKALNWVESVTNKKGSMILSKYVYGYDNNGNITSSTETKSDGTTQTTSYAYDALNRLTTTVHPGGGRDSYTYDVRGNRLTQEQSVSSPAVFEDTNYTYDLQNTLTALTKGSSTTSFMYYADGLRFKKSTSGVQTQYNYNFNGEVITEEKSNGQKANYVRGDRVLVKKDKIASKDYYYLYNGHGDVVQIVDTSGKPVNSYAYDVWGNITSQTEGISNPFKYTGEIYDEETGLYYLRARYYDPSMGRFLNEDTYEGQIDNPLTQNLYTYVENNPLTHIDPTGHYTESQVDLLITTARIAGSKSQLYWDIRSDLGEQKPLLYLGEKQRNQWLYLFNMATSSKSTDGQSSWAKSQLMITYGEDQAIKDTVYGMVLSMYGGGGNSLKPAEAAAKIIKAERVGSALNKSDPGHRAASYLSEKVLAMGQTFVIKGGDEIERTLLQVKGELNGKSGIYEYILTQEGKVTHQRFIVKGKITGQSNQKP; this is translated from the coding sequence ATGGAAGAGCAATGGGACGAGTATGCGGGAAAATGGACGCACAGTGAATATCATTATGACAACTATGGCCGGCCGATCTATGCAGCAGATCCGGCTGGAAATATTACTACGATTGGTTATGATACTTGGGGCACGCAGAATCGGGCAGTGGATCCCTTTGGAAATATCTATGTCTCAGACAACAGTCTGAAACAACGCCATAGTATTAGTTATCTGATCGATGTTCGAACGAACGAGAAGCTGAACTACGTAGAAGAATATTACGACCAATGGGGAAATAAACGAACCTTTAAGACCTGGCCGCAGACCTCGGAGCCGATTAGCGAATCGTACCGCTACGACCTCTTGGGGAATGTGACGGCCTATACGGATCCGAAGAACAATCAGAATAATGAGGGCGTAACGACAGCCTACCGTTATGATGCGCTTGGCCGTCTTAGTGCCGTCAAAGATGCGCTGAGCCAGACGACGAACTACAGCTACGATGGCAATGGACAACTGACCAATGTGAGTGTGGAGAGCAGTGGTGGAACGCCGCAACAGATTAACAGCAAAACCTATAATGAACTGGGTCTGCTCACCGAGAAGAGGGACCCCGCATCGCAAAGTGAAGCGATGCAGTACAATACGCTGGGTCAGCTGCTCAGTAAAAAAGACAGGAACGGTACGCTATATGGCTACCAGTATGATGAGCGTCAGCAACTCACGAGTGTTACGCTAAACGGTTTGGTCAACAACACCGCACAGACACAACAAATCCGCTCGATCTTTGGTGGCGACGGCATTCGCACCCGGGTGATGAAGACCTACCTGAACGGATCTCAAACGGCAGCGCAAAGCCTCACCGTAGACAGTTTGGGACGGACCCGGGCCAATCAAGCCAGTGTAGGCAGTCATAGTGCAACCATTCGCAACACGTTAGATACCATAGACCGAATGACACAAATTCAAGATGTGAATCTAGGCTTTTATACCAATTACCAATATAACAAAACGAGGCTGGACAAAGTTCAAACGAATGGCAGTGCGGCACTAACCAGCGCAGCGTCGGCGAATGTGCAATACAGCTACACGGGTAATGGGCTGGTGCAGTCGATCACGTATCCGGCACTAACGGACGGCAGTGTGCTGAAGACCGAATATACCTACAACAAAGCGCTGAACTGGGTCGAGAGTGTGACGAACAAAAAAGGCAGCATGATACTCTCCAAATATGTGTATGGGTACGACAACAATGGAAATATTACCTCGTCCACGGAAACGAAAAGCGATGGAACGACCCAAACGACAAGCTACGCGTACGATGCGCTGAACCGCTTAACAACGACCGTGCACCCAGGCGGGGGGCGAGACAGCTATACGTACGATGTGCGGGGAAACCGTTTGACCCAGGAGCAAAGTGTAAGCAGCCCGGCGGTGTTTGAAGACACGAACTATACGTACGATTTGCAAAATACCCTGACCGCGCTGACCAAAGGCAGCAGTACAACCAGCTTCATGTACTACGCCGACGGACTGCGGTTTAAAAAATCGACGAGTGGGGTGCAAACTCAGTATAACTACAACTTTAACGGGGAAGTCATTACGGAGGAGAAGAGCAACGGCCAGAAGGCGAACTATGTGCGCGGAGACCGGGTGCTGGTGAAGAAGGATAAGATCGCGAGCAAAGATTACTATTACCTGTATAACGGTCACGGTGATGTGGTGCAAATTGTAGATACGAGCGGTAAGCCGGTGAATTCGTATGCATATGACGTATGGGGGAATATCACCAGTCAGACCGAAGGGATTTCGAATCCGTTTAAGTATACGGGCGAGATTTATGATGAAGAGACCGGGCTGTATTATCTGCGGGCACGGTATTATGATCCGAGTATGGGACGGTTTTTGAATGAGGATACGTACGAGGGGCAGATTGATAATCCGCTGACGCAGAATTTGTATACGTATGTGGAGAATAATCCATTGACTCATATTGACCCAACAGGGCATTATACCGAGAGCCAAGTAGATTTATTGATTACAACTGCCCGTATTGCAGGGAGCAAATCACAACTTTATTGGGATATAAGAAGTGATCTTGGGGAACAAAAACCACTCCTATATTTAGGGGAGAAACAAAGAAATCAATGGCTTTATCTTTTCAATATGGCTACATCTTCTAAAAGCACAGATGGACAGTCATCATGGGCAAAGAGTCAATTAATGATAACTTACGGCGAAGATCAAGCTATTAAGGATACAGTTTACGGTATGGTATTAAGTATGTATGGAGGTGGAGGGAACTCCCTAAAACCAGCTGAAGCAGCAGCAAAAATAATTAAGGCAGAGCGAGTAGGGAGTGCATTAAATAAATCAGATCCAGGACATCGGGCGGCTAGCTATTTATCTGAAAAAGTATTAGCAATGGGTCAAACTTTCGTAATTAAAGGAGGAGATGAGATTGAGCGGACATTGCTCCAAGTTAAGGGGGAATTGAATGGGAAATCGGGTATATATGAATATATATTAACTCAAGAAGGAAAGGTTACACATCAAAGATTTATTGTTAAAGGTAAAATTACTGGACAATCAAATCAAAAACCATGA
- a CDS encoding RHS repeat domain-containing protein: MFENITYPALTDGSVLKTEYTNNKALNWIESVTNKKGSTILSKYVYGYDNNGNITSSTETKIDGTTQTTTYAYDALNRLITTVHPGGGETAIRTM, translated from the coding sequence ATGTTTGAGAATATCACGTATCCGGCACTAACGGACGGCAGTGTGCTGAAGACCGAATATACCAACAACAAAGCGCTGAACTGGATCGAGAGTGTGACGAACAAAAAAGGCAGCACGATACTCTCCAAATATGTGTATGGGTACGACAACAATGGAAATATTACCTCGTCCACGGAAACGAAAATCGATGGAACGACTCAAACGACAACGTACGCATATGATGCGCTGAACCGCTTAATAACGACCGTGCACCCAGGCGGGGGCGAGACAGCTATACGTACGATGTGA
- a CDS encoding Imm32 family immunity protein, giving the protein MKININMPAYSSEMGFKLEWEDNFYIDCSVDKETVKISANQEGLISLANHLLNLAQGEVPLNTHLHFDDHNSLEEGSSQIIIEKVK; this is encoded by the coding sequence ATGAAAATTAATATTAATATGCCTGCTTATTCATCTGAAATGGGATTTAAATTAGAATGGGAAGATAACTTTTATATTGATTGTTCTGTAGATAAAGAGACTGTTAAAATTTCTGCTAATCAAGAAGGTCTTATTTCATTAGCAAATCATTTGTTGAATTTAGCTCAAGGTGAGGTGCCATTAAATACACATTTGCATTTTGATGATCATAATTCACTTGAAGAAGGATCATCGCAAATAATAATTGAAAAGGTTAAATGA
- a CDS encoding RHS repeat-associated core domain-containing protein, whose amino-acid sequence MTQEQSVSSPAVFEDTSYTYDLQNTLTALTKGSSTTSFTYYADGLRFKKSTSGVHTQYNYNFNGEVITEEKSNGQKANYVRGDRVLVKKDKTASKDYYYLYNGHGDVVQIVDTSGKPVNSYSYDVWGNITNQTEGISNPFKYTGEIYDEETGLYYLRARYYDPSMGRFLNEDTVEGQINNPLTQNLYTYVYNNPLIFSDPTGHWGQQCSLGDSACSARVRAEQAANVDALYKNMANYLNTGLDNLNAFGPAGMEISMGLKGAGYGLKYIGGVIEAAFAAKSIKTTISVVNAGEDVWKMGWSTRGLKIDALLGNNLGAAFPTVDKLSNRVVTSIKSYDIGSSYQKAGAWLSQLKKDIRTLNGLTTVEGIGTNGKKMILDQSMYDSKMFQIAIPNVKMNSSQVQALIDATEYAKNFGISIITTIVK is encoded by the coding sequence TTGACCCAAGAGCAAAGCGTCAGCAGCCCGGCGGTGTTTGAAGACACGAGCTATACGTACGATTTGCAAAATACCCTGACCGCGCTGACTAAAGGCAGCAGTACAACCAGCTTCACGTACTACGCCGACGGACTGCGGTTCAAAAAATCGACGAGTGGAGTGCACACTCAGTATAACTACAACTTTAATGGGGAAGTCATTACCGAGGAGAAGAGCAACGGCCAGAAGGCGAACTATGTGCGCGGAGACCGGGTGCTGGTGAAGAAGGATAAGACTGCGAGCAAAGATTACTATTACCTGTATAACGGTCACGGCGACGTGGTGCAGATTGTAGATACGAGCGGTAAGCCGGTGAATTCGTATTCATATGACGTATGGGGTAACATTACCAACCAAACCGAAGGGATTTCGAATCCGTTTAAGTACACGGGGGAGATTTATGATGAAGAGACCGGGCTGTATTATCTGCGGGCACGGTATTATGATCCGAGTATGGGACGGTTTTTGAATGAGGATACGGTTGAAGGGCAGATTAATAATCCGCTGACGCAGAATTTGTATACATATGTATACAATAATCCTTTAATATTTAGTGATCCAACAGGGCATTGGGGACAACAATGTTCATTAGGCGACTCAGCTTGTAGTGCAAGGGTTCGGGCTGAACAAGCAGCTAATGTCGATGCATTATATAAAAATATGGCGAATTATCTGAATACTGGATTAGACAATCTTAATGCATTTGGACCAGCAGGCATGGAAATATCAATGGGGCTAAAAGGGGCAGGCTATGGGTTAAAGTATATAGGAGGGGTAATAGAAGCGGCATTTGCAGCAAAATCAATAAAGACTACTATCAGTGTTGTAAACGCTGGGGAGGATGTATGGAAAATGGGGTGGTCTACTCGTGGATTAAAAATAGATGCACTTCTTGGAAACAATCTAGGTGCCGCTTTTCCAACTGTGGATAAACTTAGTAATCGAGTTGTCACAAGTATTAAGAGTTATGATATAGGCAGCAGCTATCAAAAGGCAGGGGCGTGGTTAAGTCAGTTGAAAAAAGATATACGTACCTTGAACGGTCTAACCACAGTTGAAGGTATAGGAACAAATGGTAAGAAAATGATCTTGGATCAATCAATGTACGATAGCAAGATGTTTCAGATAGCTATACCTAATGTAAAAATGAACTCATCGCAAGTTCAAGCTTTGATCGACGCTACTGAATATGCTAAGAACTTCGGTATATCTATTATTACTACAATTGTAAAATAA
- a CDS encoding PA14 domain-containing protein codes for MKTIRKILISLLSIVIVFTCLGGRVQLVTGLVVAKQLTSLSAASTGLKGEYYNDMALTDLKMTRTDANINFHWGEGSPVASIQLDHFSVRWTGTIKPRFTETYTYDMASDDGVRLWINGQLIIDKWVTQASVLSSSPIKMTAGQSYSIHVEYFENGGGATAELQWSSPSQKKEVVPQSQLSPPIETVGTGLKGEYYENMDLTGLKLTRVDSTVNHNWGSGSPHPFIGADTFSVRWSGTIKPKYSENYTFYINSDDGLRLWINGKLLIDKWLTRAGELTSLPISLVSGQNYDIRIEYFENTGGAASILQWASASQTKQIVPQIQLYPSIALPGVGLRGEYYNNKDLKVLSLTRTDPLIEFNWSEGSPDASVEADTFSARWSGTIKPKYSESYTFSFYSDDGLRFWVDGKLLVNQWVSQAGQFVSKPISLQAGQKYDIQIEYFENLGGASIGLLWESPSQMKEIVPQSQLYPLDERSGVGLQAEYYNNMDLTDLKFKRTDATLDYNWGDSSPDPSMEADTFSVRWSGTVSPAYSESYTFYLSSDDGARLWVNGQLLIDKWETQASELISVPITLNADQRYDIKVEYFENGVGAVAMLSWSSLTQRRQVVPQNRLYLPYKTYTPTEYKYDANGRLEEMRMSDGTVTRYKYDTNGNLIKRMN; via the coding sequence GTGAAAACAATAAGAAAAATCCTAATATCCTTACTATCCATTGTAATCGTGTTCACTTGTTTAGGAGGGCGGGTACAACTCGTAACCGGCTTAGTAGTAGCGAAACAACTTACATCATTATCTGCTGCGAGCACAGGTCTCAAGGGTGAGTATTACAATGATATGGCACTTACTGATTTGAAAATGACAAGAACAGATGCCAATATAAACTTCCATTGGGGAGAGGGTTCTCCGGTAGCATCCATCCAACTTGATCACTTTTCTGTACGATGGACAGGTACTATTAAACCTAGATTTACGGAAACATACACCTATGATATGGCTTCAGATGATGGTGTACGGCTCTGGATTAATGGTCAGTTAATTATCGATAAGTGGGTGACGCAAGCTAGTGTACTATCCAGCTCACCTATTAAAATGACTGCCGGACAGAGTTATAGCATTCATGTTGAATATTTTGAAAATGGAGGAGGAGCAACAGCTGAACTGCAATGGTCAAGTCCCAGTCAAAAAAAAGAGGTTGTACCACAAAGTCAATTGTCTCCTCCTATAGAGACAGTTGGCACGGGGCTAAAAGGTGAATATTACGAAAATATGGACTTAACCGGTCTGAAATTAACACGAGTCGATTCTACAGTGAATCATAATTGGGGATCGGGTTCTCCTCACCCTTTTATAGGAGCGGATACATTCTCGGTAAGATGGAGTGGAACGATTAAACCTAAATACAGTGAAAATTATACTTTTTACATCAACTCAGATGATGGTCTAAGGCTGTGGATTAACGGAAAGTTATTGATTGATAAATGGTTAACACGAGCCGGGGAACTAACAAGCTTGCCTATTTCATTAGTCTCAGGACAAAATTATGATATTCGAATTGAATATTTCGAGAATACGGGTGGTGCAGCTTCTATACTTCAATGGGCTAGCGCAAGCCAGACGAAACAGATTGTGCCACAAATCCAGTTATATCCATCTATAGCATTGCCGGGAGTGGGGCTTCGAGGGGAGTATTACAACAACAAAGATCTAAAAGTATTAAGTTTAACCCGTACAGATCCCCTTATCGAGTTTAATTGGTCAGAAGGTTCACCCGATGCCTCGGTGGAAGCGGATACCTTTTCTGCAAGATGGAGTGGAACAATTAAACCTAAATATAGCGAAAGTTATACCTTCTCTTTCTATTCGGATGACGGATTACGCTTTTGGGTAGATGGGAAACTACTGGTTAATCAATGGGTGTCTCAGGCGGGTCAATTTGTGAGTAAACCAATCTCCTTACAAGCTGGACAAAAATATGACATACAAATCGAGTATTTTGAGAATCTGGGTGGAGCTTCAATAGGGTTGTTGTGGGAAAGTCCAAGCCAAATGAAAGAAATTGTGCCACAAAGTCAATTGTATCCACTTGACGAAAGGTCTGGGGTAGGTCTTCAGGCAGAATATTATAACAATATGGATTTAACGGATCTTAAATTCAAGCGTACAGATGCAACGCTGGATTACAACTGGGGGGACAGTTCGCCAGACCCATCTATGGAAGCAGACACATTCTCTGTGCGATGGAGCGGTACAGTTAGTCCTGCCTACAGTGAGTCGTACACCTTCTATTTATCTTCAGATGATGGTGCCCGTCTTTGGGTAAATGGGCAATTGCTGATCGATAAGTGGGAGACACAGGCCAGTGAATTAATTAGTGTTCCTATCACCTTAAATGCTGATCAAAGATATGACATCAAAGTTGAATATTTCGAGAACGGTGTAGGAGCTGTAGCTATGCTGTCCTGGTCCAGTCTCACACAGAGAAGGCAGGTTGTTCCCCAGAACCGGCTGTATCTACCTTACAAGACATATACGCCAACAGAATATAAGTATGATGCAAACGGTAGATTAGAGGAGATGAGAATGTCCGATGG
- a CDS encoding RHS repeat domain-containing protein yields the protein MKTYLNGSQTAAQSLTVDSLGRTRANQASVGSHSTITRNNIDIIDRTTQIQDVYLSFYTNYQYNKTRLDKVQTNGSAALTSAASANVQYSYTGNGLVQSLSYPALTDGSVLKTEYTYNKALNWVESVTNKKGSTLLSKYVYGYDNNGNITSSTETKSDGTTQTTTYAYDALNRLTTSVHPGGGRDSYTYDVRGNRLTQEQSVSSPAVFEDTSYTYDLQNTLTALTKGSSTTSFTYYADGLRFKKSTSGVQTQYNYNFNGEVITEEKSNGQKANYVRGDRVLVKKDKTASKDYYYLYNGHGDVVQIVDTSGKPVNSYSYDVWGNITNQTEGISNPFKYTGEIYDEETGLYYLRARYYDPSMGRFLNEDTYEGQIDNPLTQNLYTYVINNPLIYSDPSGHSHEMGGSGFETRVLGSNGVLYNKDGSVAWDYYLAWRDRDRLGFDKLANSGKGLTKDQVLTMRLTLSFVTYVDDGSLLLFMESSGQGGLSKGIMEKYGIKEGSKVVTKGIANTVSTQRVGQWMSKAEYDVFAKNGIIPRTNVLTNGKSGYERQANKGDLYVEFDIDSSLLMTKDAELGWSLVKSKNQMQIKLAEKKGQILPAPFGSNINIIDIKK from the coding sequence ATGAAGACCTACCTGAACGGATCTCAAACGGCAGCGCAAAGCCTCACCGTAGACAGTTTGGGACGGACCCGGGCCAATCAAGCCAGTGTAGGCAGTCACAGTACGATTACACGGAATAATATAGATATCATAGATCGGACGACACAAATTCAAGATGTGTACCTGAGCTTTTATACGAATTACCAATATAACAAAACGAGGCTGGACAAAGTTCAAACGAATGGCAGTGCGGCACTAACCAGCGCAGCGTCGGCGAATGTGCAATACAGCTACACGGGTAATGGGCTGGTGCAGTCGCTCTCGTATCCGGCACTGACGGACGGCAGTGTGCTGAAGACCGAATATACCTACAACAAAGCGCTGAACTGGGTCGAGAGTGTGACGAACAAAAAAGGCAGCACGTTACTCTCCAAATATGTGTATGGGTACGACAACAATGGAAATATTACCTCGTCCACGGAAACGAAAAGCGATGGAACGACCCAAACGACAACGTACGCATATGATGCGCTGAACCGCTTAACAACGTCGGTGCACCCAGGCGGGGGGCGAGACAGCTACACGTATGATGTACGGGGAAACCGCTTGACCCAGGAGCAAAGTGTAAGCAGCCCGGCGGTGTTTGAAGACACGAGCTATACGTACGATTTGCAAAATACCCTGACCGCGCTGACCAAAGGCAGCAGTACAACCAGCTTCACGTACTACGCGGACGGACTGCGGTTTAAAAAATCGACGAGCGGGGTGCAAACTCAGTATAACTACAACTTTAATGGGGAAGTCATTACCGAGGAGAAGAGCAACGGCCAGAAGGCGAACTATGTGCGCGGAGACCGGGTGCTGGTGAAGAAGGATAAGACCGCGAGCAAAGATTACTATTACCTGTATAACGGTCACGGCGACGTGGTGCAGATTGTAGATACGAGCGGTAAGCCGGTGAATTCGTATTCATATGACGTATGGGGTAACATTACCAACCAAACCGAAGGGATTTCGAATCCGTTTAAGTACACGGGGGAGATTTATGATGAAGAGACCGGGCTGTATTATCTGCGGGCGCGGTATTATGATCCGAGTATGGGTCGGTTTTTAAATGAGGATACGTATGAGGGGCAAATTGATAATCCGCTGACGCAGAATTTGTATACGTATGTGATTAATAACCCGTTGATTTATAGTGACCCATCTGGACATTCACATGAAATGGGAGGATCTGGATTTGAAACTAGAGTTTTAGGTTCAAATGGTGTGTTATACAACAAGGATGGTAGTGTAGCATGGGATTATTATCTTGCGTGGCGTGATAGGGATCGTCTAGGTTTCGACAAACTTGCAAACTCAGGAAAAGGTCTCACTAAAGATCAAGTCCTTACCATGCGGCTTACACTTTCATTTGTTACTTATGTTGATGATGGAAGTTTACTATTATTTATGGAAAGTAGCGGCCAAGGCGGTTTGTCTAAAGGCATTATGGAGAAGTATGGGATTAAAGAAGGTAGTAAAGTTGTAACCAAAGGCATCGCTAATACGGTATCAACTCAACGGGTTGGTCAATGGATGTCAAAAGCCGAGTATGACGTCTTTGCCAAAAATGGAATAATTCCGAGAACAAATGTACTTACGAATGGAAAAAGTGGATACGAAAGACAAGCTAATAAAGGTGATTTATATGTTGAATTCGATATTGATTCTTCTTTGCTCATGACAAAAGATGCAGAACTTGGATGGTCATTGGTCAAATCAAAGAATCAGATGCAAATTAAATTGGCGGAAAAGAAAGGTCAAATTCTTCCGGCTCCATTTGGAAGTAACATTAATATTATTGATATTAAAAAATAA